In the Novosphingobium sp. 9 genome, one interval contains:
- a CDS encoding LysR family transcriptional regulator, with translation MDLRQISYFVALYEEGSVTRAAARLYVVQPAVSMQLAKLEKEFGLQLFERRSKAMVPTSAGRTLYRLVVPVLRDLSVAREHMAKLSGVISGRITVGILASLTASFVPAMLIDFAATYPEVEVDVVDGFSSTFIEQVQQGALDFAIINKPPRRLGLVSETLIDEQMMFVTAAGKAADGKPIAAADLAQAKLVLPSRRHGLRLELDRYFQARDLDLTMRLEMDSIDGICETVARSDWATVLPSLAIRREALAGRLSTRPLSPPLTRKLAIIHHPRHPLSPAADAFITMMREAAVKALGGDGHAVAVQDDESDDDQEA, from the coding sequence TTGGACCTGCGGCAGATCAGCTATTTCGTGGCGCTCTACGAAGAGGGCAGCGTGACCCGCGCGGCGGCGCGGCTTTACGTGGTGCAGCCGGCGGTCTCGATGCAACTCGCCAAGCTGGAGAAGGAGTTCGGGCTGCAACTGTTCGAACGTCGCTCCAAGGCCATGGTGCCGACCAGCGCGGGGCGCACGCTCTATCGCCTGGTCGTGCCGGTGCTGCGCGACCTTTCGGTGGCGCGCGAGCATATGGCCAAGCTTTCGGGCGTGATCTCGGGCCGCATTACCGTGGGTATCCTTGCCAGCCTGACCGCCAGCTTCGTGCCCGCCATGCTGATCGACTTCGCGGCGACCTATCCCGAGGTGGAAGTGGACGTGGTGGACGGGTTCTCCTCCACTTTCATCGAGCAGGTGCAGCAGGGCGCGCTGGATTTTGCGATCATCAACAAGCCGCCGCGTCGCCTTGGTCTCGTGTCCGAAACGCTGATCGACGAACAGATGATGTTCGTCACGGCGGCAGGGAAGGCGGCGGACGGCAAGCCGATCGCCGCTGCCGACCTTGCGCAGGCCAAGCTGGTACTGCCCTCGCGCCGCCACGGCCTGCGGCTCGAACTGGACCGCTATTTTCAGGCGCGCGATCTCGATCTGACCATGCGGCTGGAGATGGATTCGATTGACGGTATCTGCGAGACGGTGGCGCGGTCGGACTGGGCGACGGTGCTGCCGAGCCTTGCCATCCGCCGGGAGGCGCTGGCGGGACGACTCAGCACCCGCCCCCTGTCACCGCCGCTCACGCGCAAGCTGGCGATCATCCATCACCCGCGCCACCCGCTCTCCCCCGCCGCCGACGCCTTCATCACGATGATGCGCGAGGCGGCGGTGAAGGCGCTTGGCGGTGACGGACATGCCGTGGCGGTGCAGGACGATGAGAGCGATGATGATCAGGAAGCGTGA
- a CDS encoding UbiD family decarboxylase yields the protein MKADRTRTALSLRDWMERLQATGRLAIANPDRDLVHEVAAIANRLDGHKASVFPKVGAMDGTVICGLLSDRNWMAEALDVAPSELIALYKRACDEPVASIEVADAPVQEVVHTDVDILAQLPVPTHNEHDSGPYITAGLLISRDPETGVQNVTIHRCQISSRNRIGVLLLPRHTDNFFRKAKAMGKALEIAIVIGCEPSLMMASQAIVPLGHDELEIAGTLRGAALPVVKCKTNDVRVPAEAEIVVEGRILPDAMEPEGPFGEFPQYYGERDNRHVIEVDAITHRRDPLFHTIVGGGLEHLLLGAIPREASILATMRRSFPGVVDVALGLGGVGRYHLYIQLDKTQDGEGKNVLMAAFAAHYDIKHAVVVDLDVNIHDAREVEWAVATRFQADCDLLLVTESQGSKLDPSTRDGVGAKLGFDATIPVNAPEMKFKRIRVPGQAEVDLDAVLDQNATFKF from the coding sequence ATGAAAGCCGACCGCACACGCACCGCGCTCTCGCTGCGCGACTGGATGGAGCGCCTCCAGGCCACCGGACGCCTCGCCATCGCCAACCCGGATCGCGATCTCGTCCACGAAGTCGCCGCCATCGCCAACCGGCTCGATGGTCACAAAGCCAGCGTCTTTCCCAAGGTGGGCGCGATGGACGGGACGGTGATCTGCGGCCTGCTGTCGGACCGCAACTGGATGGCCGAAGCGCTCGACGTCGCCCCGTCCGAGCTGATCGCGCTCTACAAGCGGGCCTGCGACGAGCCGGTCGCCAGCATCGAGGTGGCGGACGCCCCGGTGCAGGAGGTCGTCCACACCGACGTCGATATCCTTGCCCAGCTGCCGGTGCCCACGCACAACGAACATGACTCCGGCCCTTACATCACCGCCGGGCTGCTGATCAGCCGCGATCCCGAAACCGGCGTGCAGAACGTCACCATCCACCGCTGCCAGATCAGCAGCCGCAACCGCATCGGCGTGCTGCTGCTGCCGCGCCATACCGACAACTTCTTCCGCAAGGCCAAGGCGATGGGCAAGGCGCTGGAAATCGCCATCGTCATCGGTTGCGAACCCTCGCTGATGATGGCGAGCCAGGCCATCGTGCCGCTGGGGCATGACGAACTGGAGATCGCGGGAACCCTGCGCGGGGCCGCGCTGCCGGTGGTAAAGTGCAAGACCAATGACGTGCGCGTCCCCGCAGAGGCCGAGATCGTCGTCGAAGGGCGCATCCTGCCCGATGCCATGGAACCCGAAGGGCCCTTCGGCGAATTCCCGCAGTATTATGGCGAGCGCGACAACCGTCACGTCATCGAAGTGGACGCGATCACCCATCGCCGCGATCCGCTGTTCCACACCATCGTCGGCGGCGGGCTGGAGCACCTGCTGCTGGGCGCGATCCCGCGCGAGGCCTCGATCCTCGCCACCATGCGCCGCAGCTTTCCGGGCGTGGTGGATGTTGCGCTCGGCCTCGGCGGTGTCGGGCGCTATCACCTCTATATCCAGCTCGACAAGACACAGGACGGCGAGGGCAAGAACGTGCTGATGGCCGCCTTCGCCGCGCACTACGACATCAAGCACGCGGTCGTCGTCGATCTGGACGTGAACATCCACGATGCCCGCGAAGTCGAATGGGCCGTCGCCACGCGCTTCCAAGCCGATTGCGACCTGCTGCTGGTAACGGAAAGCCAGGGCTCCAAGCTCGATCCCTCCACCCGCGATGGCGTGGGCGCCAAGCTCGGCTTCGATGCGACGATCCCGGTCAATGCGCCCGAGATGAAGTTCAAGCGCATCCGCGTGCCGGGACAGGCCGAGGTCGATCTTGATGCCGTACTGGATCAAAATGCGACTTTCAAGTTTTAA
- a CDS encoding SDR family NAD(P)-dependent oxidoreductase, whose translation MAGLAQNRTTRLEGRAIIVTGAAQGIGAAYAKALAAHGARLALCDIAAPEDTAAAIRAEGAEALAMAADITDATALAAFVAKTVETYGSVDVLVNNAALFATLALKPLEEISSDEWDKVMTVNVRGTFECIKAVTPQMKKQGHGKIINVASGTVFKGAPMMLHYVSSKGAIVGMTRSVARELGDAGITCNCLAPGLTMSANVQHNADWAGRIVEANVASRCIKREAVPEDLTGALAFLASADSDFMTGQTVVVDGGSVTH comes from the coding sequence ATGGCCGGATTGGCCCAGAACCGTACGACGCGGCTGGAAGGCCGCGCGATCATCGTGACCGGCGCGGCGCAGGGCATTGGCGCCGCCTATGCCAAGGCGCTCGCCGCGCACGGCGCCCGTCTCGCGCTGTGTGACATTGCTGCGCCCGAGGACACCGCCGCCGCGATCCGCGCTGAGGGCGCCGAGGCTTTAGCCATGGCAGCCGACATCACCGATGCCACAGCGCTTGCGGCCTTCGTCGCAAAGACGGTCGAAACCTACGGCTCGGTCGACGTGCTGGTGAACAACGCCGCCCTGTTCGCGACGCTGGCGCTCAAGCCGCTGGAAGAGATTTCCTCCGACGAGTGGGACAAGGTGATGACCGTCAACGTGCGCGGCACGTTCGAGTGCATCAAGGCGGTCACCCCGCAGATGAAAAAGCAGGGCCACGGCAAGATCATCAACGTGGCATCGGGCACCGTGTTCAAGGGCGCACCGATGATGCTGCACTATGTCTCGTCCAAGGGCGCGATCGTGGGCATGACCCGCTCGGTCGCGCGTGAACTGGGCGATGCCGGGATCACCTGCAACTGCCTTGCGCCGGGCCTGACCATGAGCGCCAACGTCCAGCACAATGCCGACTGGGCAGGCCGGATCGTGGAGGCCAACGTCGCCAGCCGCTGCATCAAGCGTGAGGCGGTGCCCGAGGATCTGACCGGCGCCCTCGCCTTCCTCGCCAGCGCCGACAGCGACTTCATGACCGGCCAGACCGTCGTGGTCGACGGCGGTTCGGTCACGCATTGA
- a CDS encoding aldehyde dehydrogenase family protein: MEVPAMQAIASHWIDGKPVETPAAQSIDPATGEVVGHFADGGEPEARAAIAAARHAFETSDWPMAPRLRQRVMLDWAAALHTQVDALAELLTRENGKPLAASKGEVLGAISEVEYYAGITRYIPGHVLEPAPGVLSTVLREPAGVAAVIVPWNAPAVLLARGLGPALAAGCTTVIKPAPQTVLFNAAFLAPLVRHPQLPAGVVNIFAETGAAGSKLLASSHDVDVMCFTGSTDVGKDIMRASADSMKKLSLELGGKSCAIVLADADLAAIAPQIAAAATIISGQQCTAARRVLVHASRFVEMKRVLADALAAIPIGNGLDAGVAMGPLIDVPSRDKVKARIDEACALADEVVLAGTVPEGNGAFLTPTLVHHQDTRAFFMQEEIFGPFLTIESFETEAEAVQRANDTTYGLSASVWTHDGSAALRLARALRNGTVWINAHNPCFPKWRPVDIARAVSVVSTATMPWPISPS, encoded by the coding sequence ATGGAAGTGCCCGCTATGCAGGCTATCGCCTCCCACTGGATCGACGGCAAGCCCGTCGAGACCCCCGCCGCCCAGAGCATCGACCCGGCGACGGGCGAGGTCGTCGGCCACTTTGCCGATGGCGGCGAACCCGAGGCACGCGCCGCCATCGCCGCCGCCCGTCACGCCTTCGAGACCAGCGACTGGCCCATGGCCCCGCGCCTGCGCCAGCGCGTGATGCTCGACTGGGCCGCCGCACTGCACACACAGGTCGATGCCCTTGCCGAACTGCTGACGCGCGAAAACGGCAAACCGCTGGCCGCCTCGAAAGGCGAAGTGCTCGGCGCGATCTCGGAAGTCGAATATTACGCCGGGATCACCCGCTACATTCCGGGGCATGTGCTGGAGCCTGCCCCCGGCGTGCTCTCCACCGTGCTGCGCGAACCGGCGGGCGTCGCGGCCGTGATCGTGCCGTGGAACGCGCCAGCAGTGTTGCTGGCGCGTGGCCTTGGCCCGGCGCTGGCAGCGGGCTGCACCACCGTGATCAAGCCCGCACCGCAAACGGTGCTATTCAACGCCGCCTTCCTCGCCCCGCTTGTGCGCCATCCGCAGCTTCCGGCGGGCGTGGTCAACATCTTCGCCGAGACGGGTGCGGCGGGATCGAAGCTGCTCGCCTCCTCGCACGATGTCGACGTGATGTGCTTCACCGGCTCGACCGACGTGGGCAAGGACATCATGCGCGCCTCTGCGGATTCGATGAAGAAGCTCTCGCTGGAGTTGGGCGGCAAGTCCTGCGCCATTGTGCTCGCCGATGCCGACCTTGCCGCCATCGCCCCGCAGATCGCGGCAGCCGCGACGATCATCTCGGGCCAGCAGTGTACTGCCGCGCGCCGCGTGCTCGTCCACGCCTCGCGCTTCGTGGAGATGAAGCGCGTGCTGGCCGATGCCCTCGCCGCCATCCCCATCGGCAACGGGCTGGATGCCGGGGTCGCGATGGGACCGCTGATCGACGTGCCCTCGCGCGACAAGGTGAAGGCCCGCATCGACGAGGCCTGTGCGCTGGCGGACGAAGTGGTGCTCGCAGGCACCGTACCCGAAGGCAACGGCGCGTTCCTGACGCCCACGCTGGTCCATCATCAGGACACCAGGGCCTTCTTCATGCAGGAAGAGATCTTCGGCCCCTTCCTGACCATCGAGAGCTTCGAGACAGAGGCCGAGGCCGTCCAGCGCGCCAACGATACCACCTATGGCCTTTCCGCCAGCGTTTGGACCCATGATGGCAGCGCGGCGCTGCGCCTTGCCCGTGCCCTGCGCAACGGCACCGTCTGGATCAATGCCCACAACCCCTGCTTCCCGAAGTGGAGACCGGTGGATATCGCCAGAGCGGTATCGGTCGTCTCCACGGCTACGATGCCTTGGCCGATTTCACCGAGCTGA
- a CDS encoding COQ9 family protein: MTDTALSEALTLDDLRVALAPAVASAASFDGWTAKAVEAAAVEQGVDPALAAFAFRDGAMAMIEAWIASTDLAMNAACPRSDMALLPIRERIRTLVWTRLEAARGKEEALSRALAILSMPQNLRRAAKLGWRSADAMWRLAGDTAVDYNHYTKRATLAALYGSTLQVFAGDENADKAEARAFLDRRIAGVMRFEKVKSQLLRPKEERFSMTRLLGRLRYPAR, from the coding sequence ATGACTGACACCGCCCTTTCCGAAGCCCTCACGCTCGACGATCTGCGCGTGGCGCTGGCGCCTGCCGTCGCCTCGGCGGCGAGCTTCGATGGCTGGACGGCCAAGGCGGTAGAGGCGGCGGCGGTGGAGCAGGGCGTCGATCCCGCGCTCGCCGCCTTTGCTTTCCGCGACGGGGCCATGGCCATGATCGAGGCATGGATCGCTTCGACCGACCTTGCCATGAACGCCGCGTGCCCGCGCAGCGATATGGCGCTGCTGCCGATCCGCGAGCGTATCCGCACGCTGGTGTGGACCCGGCTGGAAGCCGCGCGCGGCAAGGAAGAGGCGCTTTCGCGCGCGCTGGCGATCCTGTCGATGCCGCAGAACCTGCGCCGTGCCGCGAAGCTGGGCTGGCGCAGCGCCGATGCGATGTGGCGCCTGGCAGGCGATACGGCGGTGGATTACAACCACTATACCAAGCGCGCGACGCTGGCCGCGCTCTACGGCTCGACGCTGCAGGTCTTCGCGGGCGATGAAAACGCTGACAAGGCCGAGGCCCGCGCCTTCCTCGACCGCCGCATCGCCGGGGTGATGCGCTTCGAGAAGGTGAAGAGCCAGCTCCTGCGCCCCAAGGAAGAGCGTTTCAGCATGACGCGCCTGCTGGGAAGGCTGCGCTACCCTGCTCGCTGA
- a CDS encoding ankyrin repeat domain-containing protein, giving the protein MAGVFARVLPGALPGALALAPLAAGAALMVASPAQAYTDPYKFLDSVKKKDGDAVEKALMDTNNRIVNTKDTSNGDTALHIVVARRDLTWLSYLIGKGADVNVQNDSNITPLQVAVDQGWADGVSFLIAQHANVDPVNDAGETPLMSATHRKNLQIMRLLLEAGANPARTDNSGRSSLDYAKLDGDRGVLDVLGSYAKNAKATSNKGMYGPSIP; this is encoded by the coding sequence ATGGCTGGGGTTTTCGCTAGAGTGCTGCCGGGCGCATTGCCGGGCGCACTGGCGCTCGCACCTCTGGCGGCAGGCGCCGCGCTGATGGTGGCCAGCCCCGCGCAGGCCTATACCGATCCGTACAAGTTCCTCGATTCGGTGAAGAAGAAGGACGGTGACGCGGTCGAAAAGGCGCTGATGGACACCAACAACCGGATCGTGAACACCAAGGACACGTCGAACGGTGACACCGCGCTGCATATCGTCGTGGCCCGCCGCGATCTGACCTGGCTGAGCTATCTGATCGGCAAGGGCGCGGACGTGAACGTGCAGAACGACAGCAACATCACCCCGTTGCAGGTCGCGGTCGATCAGGGCTGGGCCGATGGCGTCTCGTTCCTGATCGCGCAGCATGCCAATGTCGATCCGGTGAACGATGCGGGCGAAACCCCGCTGATGAGCGCGACGCACCGCAAGAACCTGCAGATCATGCGCCTGCTACTCGAAGCAGGGGCCAACCCTGCCCGCACCGACAATTCGGGGCGCTCCTCGCTCGACTATGCCAAGCTCGACGGCGATCGCGGCGTGCTCGACGTGCTGGGCAGCTATGCCAAGAATGCGAAGGCAACGTCGAACAAGGGCATGTACGGCCCTTCCATTCCCTGA
- a CDS encoding SCO family protein, whose product MIKRFSRRRFPVSFHASVLAPAALLLAGALPLAACNQTPSAEAPPLAGADVGGPFTLMDKTGKTVKWSDFRGRYTTVYFGYTFCPDACPLDMQALMKGFNTFAKAHPALAAKVQPIFITIDPARDTPQVVGEWTAAFSPKLLGLTGSAAQVKQAADAFAAYYKRGESTPGGGYLMDHTRAAYLMGPDGKPIALLPIDQSPEAVAQTLSQWVK is encoded by the coding sequence ATGATCAAGCGCTTCTCCCGCCGCCGTTTCCCCGTTTCGTTCCATGCATCGGTGCTTGCGCCCGCCGCGCTGCTGCTGGCAGGCGCCCTGCCGCTCGCCGCCTGCAACCAGACGCCTTCCGCCGAGGCGCCGCCGCTGGCAGGCGCCGATGTCGGCGGGCCGTTCACGCTGATGGACAAGACCGGCAAGACCGTGAAGTGGTCCGATTTCCGGGGCCGCTACACCACCGTCTACTTCGGCTACACCTTCTGCCCCGATGCCTGCCCGCTGGACATGCAGGCGCTGATGAAGGGCTTCAACACCTTTGCAAAAGCGCACCCGGCGCTCGCCGCGAAAGTCCAGCCGATCTTCATCACCATCGACCCTGCGCGCGACACGCCGCAGGTGGTGGGCGAATGGACCGCTGCCTTCAGCCCGAAGCTGCTCGGCCTCACCGGCAGCGCCGCGCAGGTGAAGCAGGCCGCCGATGCCTTTGCCGCCTATTACAAGCGCGGGGAATCGACGCCGGGCGGCGGCTATCTGATGGATCACACCCGCGCCGCCTACCTGATGGGCCCCGACGGCAAGCCGATCGCGCTGCTGCCGATCGACCAGAGCCCCGAGGCGGTCGCGCAGACGCTTTCGCAGTGGGTGAAGTAG
- a CDS encoding YcgN family cysteine cluster protein, with amino-acid sequence MTANRPSTDRFWERPLSTLSTTEWEALCDGCGQCCLHKVEDADTGEIYHTNVACKLLNLKTAQCSDYAHRRRFVPDCMSLTPKNAGNLAWLPESCAYRLRADGEPLPEWHYLVCGDREAVHRAGISIAGKVISEVDAGPLEQHIVWPHGEDWEIVEDDEDEEDNPPYVSGRRD; translated from the coding sequence ATGACCGCGAACCGCCCTTCGACCGACCGTTTCTGGGAGCGCCCGCTCTCCACCCTTTCCACCACCGAGTGGGAAGCGCTGTGCGACGGCTGCGGCCAGTGCTGCCTGCACAAGGTGGAAGATGCCGATACCGGCGAGATCTATCACACCAACGTCGCCTGCAAGCTGCTGAACCTCAAGACCGCGCAGTGTTCCGACTATGCCCATCGTCGCCGCTTCGTGCCCGACTGCATGAGCCTGACGCCGAAGAACGCGGGCAACCTTGCCTGGCTGCCCGAAAGCTGCGCCTATCGCCTGCGCGCCGATGGCGAGCCGCTGCCCGAATGGCACTATCTGGTGTGTGGAGACCGCGAGGCGGTGCACCGCGCGGGTATCTCGATCGCGGGCAAGGTGATTTCCGAGGTCGATGCCGGGCCGCTCGAACAGCACATCGTCTGGCCCCATGGTGAGGACTGGGAAATCGTCGAGGACGACGAGGATGAGGAAGACAACCCGCCTTACGTCTCGGGCCGGCGGGACTGA
- a CDS encoding M48 family metallopeptidase, whose product MLDWLRRDPRSPQARQAETIEIDGRVLAIEVRQLAQARRMTMRLAPDGSAVRISVPRWVPAREAHAFARSRRDWLAGQLAKIPLPTTLADGATLHVRGEALVLRHDPAAPRRVRIADGILNVGGPSDSLESRLKRWLQAEARARVEPDLAHYCALAGQAVPALSLSGAQRRWGSCSSGGTIRINWRLIMAPDLVRRSVVAHEVAHLVHFDHSPAFHKCLADLFEGNVHHANRWLSEHGRSLYGPFG is encoded by the coding sequence GTGCTCGACTGGCTGCGGCGCGATCCGCGTTCGCCGCAGGCGCGACAGGCCGAAACCATCGAGATCGACGGGCGCGTGCTCGCCATCGAGGTGCGCCAACTGGCGCAGGCCCGCCGCATGACCATGCGCCTTGCCCCCGATGGCAGCGCCGTGCGCATCTCGGTGCCGCGCTGGGTGCCCGCGCGTGAGGCCCATGCCTTCGCCCGTTCCCGGCGCGACTGGCTGGCGGGGCAACTCGCGAAGATCCCGCTGCCGACCACGCTGGCGGACGGCGCCACCCTGCATGTCCGGGGCGAGGCGCTGGTGCTGCGCCACGATCCCGCTGCGCCGCGCCGGGTGCGGATCGCAGATGGCATCCTCAATGTCGGTGGGCCGTCCGACTCGCTCGAAAGCCGCTTGAAGCGCTGGCTCCAGGCCGAAGCGCGCGCGCGGGTGGAGCCCGATCTTGCCCACTACTGCGCGCTGGCCGGGCAAGCGGTGCCCGCGCTCTCGCTTTCGGGCGCGCAGCGGCGCTGGGGCTCGTGCTCGTCGGGCGGGACGATCCGCATCAACTGGCGGCTGATCATGGCGCCCGACCTCGTGCGCCGCTCGGTGGTGGCCCACGAAGTGGCGCATCTGGTCCATTTCGACCATTCGCCCGCGTTCCACAAATGCCTTGCCGACCTGTTCGAGGGCAATGTCCATCACGCCAACCGCTGGCTGAGCGAACACGGCCGCTCGCTCTACGGCCCCTTCGGCTGA
- the ribD gene encoding bifunctional diaminohydroxyphosphoribosylaminopyrimidine deaminase/5-amino-6-(5-phosphoribosylamino)uracil reductase RibD → MNAGPVEDARWLAATAALAARARPLSRPNPGVAALVVKDGRVIARGWTQVGGRPHAEAMALEAAGAAASGATLYVTLEPCAHVSPRGPACADLVAAAPLERVVIGCMDPDPRTSGAGLARIRAAGIAAEHVPSPACEASLAGYLVRARQGRPRVTLKLALSLDGCIATAGGESQWITGAEARAHTHAMRARSDAILVGGATVRTDNPRLDVRLPGLEDRSPERWVLTWGAVPEGWHPLRKPADIASAMPHVQDLFVEGGARTAAAFLRDALVDRLLIYRAPILIGGRPGLADYGLAALPMAHGRWHRTDRREFGADTLEIYETRESQG, encoded by the coding sequence GTGAACGCAGGCCCCGTCGAGGATGCGCGCTGGCTTGCCGCCACCGCCGCCCTTGCCGCGCGCGCCCGGCCGCTGAGCCGCCCCAACCCCGGCGTCGCCGCGCTGGTGGTCAAAGACGGTAGGGTCATCGCGCGCGGCTGGACGCAAGTCGGCGGGCGCCCCCATGCCGAGGCGATGGCGCTGGAGGCTGCGGGTGCAGCCGCAAGCGGTGCCACGCTCTATGTCACGCTGGAGCCCTGCGCGCATGTCTCACCGCGCGGTCCTGCCTGTGCCGATCTGGTCGCCGCCGCGCCGCTCGAACGGGTGGTGATCGGCTGCATGGACCCGGACCCGCGCACCAGCGGCGCAGGCCTTGCCCGCATCCGCGCCGCCGGGATCGCGGCGGAGCATGTCCCCTCACCGGCGTGCGAGGCCAGCCTTGCAGGCTACCTCGTGCGGGCGCGGCAGGGGCGTCCGCGCGTCACGCTCAAGCTCGCGCTCTCGCTCGACGGCTGCATCGCCACCGCAGGCGGGGAAAGCCAGTGGATCACCGGGGCCGAGGCGCGCGCGCATACCCATGCCATGCGGGCGCGCAGCGATGCGATCCTCGTCGGCGGCGCCACCGTGCGCACGGACAATCCCCGCCTCGACGTGCGCCTGCCGGGGCTGGAGGACCGCTCGCCCGAGCGCTGGGTGCTGACCTGGGGCGCGGTGCCCGAAGGCTGGCACCCCTTGCGCAAACCTGCCGACATCGCCTCCGCCATGCCCCATGTGCAGGACCTGTTCGTCGAGGGCGGCGCCCGCACCGCTGCCGCGTTTCTGCGCGATGCCCTCGTCGACCGCCTGCTGATCTACCGCGCGCCGATCCTGATCGGCGGTCGCCCCGGCCTTGCCGACTACGGCCTTGCCGCGCTGCCCATGGCCCATGGCCGCTGGCACCGCACCGACCGCCGCGAATTCGGCGCCGATACGCTCGAAATCTACGAAACGCGCGAAAGCCAAGGATAA
- a CDS encoding riboflavin synthase → MFTGIVTATGTIREAHQAGDLRAVIACPYDPAAIAIGASIACSGVCLTVVEKGGRKGDAWFAVQISAETVARTVPGRWVEGGALNLEQALKLGDELGGHIVTGHVDGVGTVSSVTPEGDSHRVVIAAPSDLAPYIAAKGSVTLEGVSLTVNSVTDEADGTCLFGLNIIPHTADVTTLGALKAGDAVNIEIDVLARYLQRMQSLRG, encoded by the coding sequence ATGTTCACCGGAATCGTCACCGCCACCGGCACCATCCGCGAGGCCCATCAGGCCGGAGACCTGCGCGCGGTGATCGCCTGTCCCTATGACCCCGCCGCGATCGCCATCGGCGCCTCGATCGCGTGCTCGGGCGTGTGCCTGACGGTGGTGGAAAAAGGCGGCCGGAAGGGCGATGCCTGGTTCGCGGTGCAGATTTCCGCCGAAACCGTCGCGCGCACGGTACCGGGCCGCTGGGTGGAAGGCGGCGCGCTCAATCTGGAGCAGGCGCTGAAGCTGGGCGACGAACTGGGCGGCCACATCGTGACCGGCCATGTCGATGGCGTGGGCACCGTATCCTCGGTCACGCCCGAGGGCGATTCGCACCGGGTGGTGATCGCCGCACCGTCCGACCTTGCGCCCTACATTGCCGCCAAGGGCTCGGTGACGCTCGAAGGCGTCTCGCTGACGGTCAATTCGGTGACGGACGAGGCCGACGGCACCTGCCTGTTCGGGCTGAACATCATCCCCCACACCGCAGACGTCACCACGCTCGGCGCGCTGAAGGCGGGCGATGCGGTGAACATCGAGATCGACGTGCTCGCGCGGTATCTCCAGCGCATGCAGTCGCTGCGGGGCTGA
- a CDS encoding metal/formaldehyde-sensitive transcriptional repressor: MAHLHESNADLIARVRRIGGQVNAVERALSDESSDCAKVLHLVAAVRGAVNGLLDEIIADHLEAHVAHPDLSDDERRQGAQDLLAVIRRYSK; this comes from the coding sequence ATGGCCCATCTTCACGAATCGAATGCCGACCTCATTGCCCGCGTGCGCCGCATCGGCGGGCAGGTGAATGCCGTCGAGCGCGCCCTGTCGGACGAGAGCTCCGACTGCGCGAAAGTCCTGCATCTGGTGGCGGCGGTGCGCGGCGCGGTGAACGGGCTGCTCGACGAGATCATCGCCGATCACCTCGAAGCGCATGTCGCCCACCCCGACCTCTCCGACGACGAGCGCCGTCAGGGCGCGCAAGACCTGCTGGCGGTGATCCGCCGCTATTCCAAATAA